The proteins below are encoded in one region of Cucurbita pepo subsp. pepo cultivar mu-cu-16 chromosome LG10, ASM280686v2, whole genome shotgun sequence:
- the LOC111803636 gene encoding uncharacterized protein At4g18490, protein MAEPRKGASLATDPRKKDSLLDEDIGDEFMNSWKSISVAEDDMVDFSFGTVSKGKNKAFDFGTLDVDFNLDGSFKKLSSFKIDMPDLDFSSPPKKNEKARSSGKEGSPKENLQRDMDSLNFSFDFKELDSFDVDKSLQNGERTCKQQQDTEAVSSSRVEHEAFNIHIGEENTATDNTSIAKTLPASGNETSSRVEIFHGDHGELESEVANGTSHEARNTAPATNEKGCLPEKELSKGSHQVIHDVPVRCIARNYAPECTSEPQSEICAEKGELTVVSGGTGKVIDEIIDSDVACCKKLPHSYLSPVNLSATERNPTEKNKSEYSHLNAVVDNVQLAEVHLVLKDCSNSDAPRKLLLDTQEIRENHNLKLKPSMVPLCRGLPVNEVTVKEKEVRGNYSISKTDVVRKSQLYQASSISTKLFTLGKNRIDAPNQIPAAGDRNRCRDPRPQNKLANTAPPVVVQSEKSVGKLRASSPRVKPGNLCGKTTTQAHCNPELWKLSMIPNRSAKTISAQESKLCSLKTGLIFPGLSSLKTYRAFGGKQVPTSTGTVKERKLGESEQTTEAGQRSKKLDIGYCTENAEKQELLISNMKRKALEEPNADPKGLKPLKILCVSPNGSRNTKEPLKKKIEEQVESMTTASHDQLASNIEKPRVPETMELEISLVLENDRNVEKAEAYSQQLEDICNMLRKKQEEAKEILVRTIVNNNNLLMLNHPIYEEKIMKLQKFSAKMLSKELHTKAA, encoded by the exons ATGGCAGAACCAAGGAAAGGAGCATCTTTGGCTACTGATCCTAGAAAAAAAGATTCCCTTCTAG ATGAGGACATTGGTGACGAATTTATGAACTCCTGGAAATCAATATCAGTGGCAGAGGATGACATGGTGGACTTTAGTTTTGGTACGGTCTCCAAAGGCAAGAATAAGGCCTTTGATTTTGGAACTTT gGATGTTGATTTCAATCTGGATGgaagttttaaaaagttatcaTCGTTCAAGATTGACATGCCAGATCTTGACTTTTCATCCCCGCccaaaaagaatgaaaaggcTAGGAGTAGTGGTAAAGAAGGATCACCCAAAGAAAATCTTCAAAGGGATATGGACAgcttaaatttctcttttgattttaaaga ACTGGACAGCTTTGATGTTGATAAAAGCTTACAAAATGGAGAAAGGACTTGTAAACAACAGCAAGATACCGAGGCAGTTTCTTCTTCTAGAGTCGAGCATGAAGCTTTTAATATCCATATAGGTGAAGAAAATACTGCAACTGATAATACTAGTATAGCCAAGACACTTCCAGCATCAGGAAACGAGACCAGTTCTAGAGTTGAGATTTTTCATGGAGATCATGGTGAGCTAGAGTCAGAAGTTGCTAATGGTACATCACATGAAGCAAGAAATACAGCACCAGCTACAAATGAAAAAGGTTGCTTACCTGAAAAAGAATTGTCAAAGGGTAGTCATCAAGTCATTCATGATGTTCCTGTCAGGTGTATTGCCAGAAATTATGCACCTGAATGTACTTCGGAACCACAGTCTGAAATTTGTGCGGAAAAAGGAGAACTAACAGTAGTTTCAGGTGGAACTGGAAAAGTTATTGatgaaatcatagattctGATGTAGCTTGCTGTAAAAAATTGCCTCATAGCTATTTGTCTCCGGTAAATCTCTCTGCAACGGAGAGAAATCcaacagaaaaaaataagtCGGAATACAGTCATCTGAATGCAGTTGTTGACAATGTTCAACTGGCTGAAGTTCATTTAGTCCTCAAAGATTGTTCCAATTCAGATGCCCCGAGGAAGCTTCTGCTTGACACGCAGGAAATCAGAGAAAACCacaatttgaaattgaaaccgTCTATGGTTCCTTTATGCAG AGGACTACCGGTAAATGAAGTGAcagtgaaagaaaaagaagtgaGAGGGAAttactcaatttcaaaaacagaCGTTGTTAGGAAATCTCAACTATATCAAGCATCATCTATCAGTACGAAACTTTTCACTTTAGGGAAGAATAGAATTGATGCTCCAAATCAAATTCCTGCAGCTGGAGACAG AAATCGTTGCAGAGACCCTCGACCACAAAATAAATTAGCGAACACAGCACCGCCAGTTGTAGTACAAAGTGAAAAGAGCGTAGGAAAGCTTCGAGCTTCAAG tccCAGAGTTAAACCTGGCAATTTATGTGGGAAAACAACTACTCAAGCACATTGCAATCCGGAACTATGGAAACTATCAATGATACCTAATCGAAGCGCAAAGACCATTTCAGCCCAAGAGAGTAAACTTTGTTCTCTTAAAACTGGCTTAATATTTCCCGGTCTTTCCAGTTTGAAGACTTATAG GGCATTTGGAGGAAAGCAAGTTCCAACTAGTACTGGAACtgtgaaagaaaggaaattaGGAGAATCAGAACAAACTACGGAAGCAGGACAAAGAAGTAAAAAGTTAGATATTGGCTATTGTACTGAAAACGCAGAGAAACAAGAACTTTTAATCTCCAACATGAAGCGCAAAGCCCTAGAG GAACCAAATGCAGATCCAAAGGGGTTAAAACCTCTAAAGATCCTCTGTGTATCACCTAATGGATCTAG AAACACTAAAGAGCCgttgaagaaaaagatagaAGAACAG GTTGAAAGTATGACTACCGCTTCTCACGACCAATTAGCTTCCAATATTGAAAAGCCTCGCGTGCCAGAGACGATGGAATTGGAAATATCTTTGGTTTTGGAAAATGATCGAAATGTTGAAAAAGCAGAAGCCTATTCACAGCAGCTGGAAGAT ATCTGTAATATGCTGAGAAAGAAGCAAGAAGAGGCCAAAGAAATATTAGTCCGAACTATTGTTAACAACAATAATCTGCTCATGCTCAATCATCCCATCTATGAGGAGAAA ATTATGAAGCTTCAGAAATTTTCTGCCAAAATGTTGTCCAAGGAGCTTCACACAAAAGCAGCTTGA
- the LOC111803637 gene encoding spermidine coumaroyl-CoA acyltransferase, which translates to MRVTVSATTPILPSHPAFAHSHVLPLSHLDIDPNLRVSFRYLRAYVSTNAHQSPTPDPVDVIATALSSALLHYYPLAGTLRRQNHRLEMFCAHGQGVPLIRATADCELASVDYLDNPDETFVEQLVPDPDENEGLNHPCILQVTLFECGGFTLGASIHHSVCDGLGATQFFNAVAELARGARTVSIEPVWDRASLLGPRNPPRIEVPIADFLSLEHGNLPYSQEVGAVVRECFPVTDDQLERFKSMLFKQSGSRFTAFEALGAYIWRAKVKASEIAGNEKVKFVYSTNIRKQLKPPLPVGYYGNGCVPIYVTLTAEEVREQPIWETAKKIQKSKINISDEYARSFIDFQEIHCGDGITPGKEVSAFTDWRHLGHSTVDFGWGGPVTVLPLSRFLLGSVEPCFFLPHSSATSSAAGFKVSVALRKPAMPCFREEMKKFGDDDFGVVELNSLL; encoded by the exons ATGCGAGTCACAGTATCAGCAACCACTCCCATTCTTCCCTCTCATCCCGCCTTTGCTCACAGCCATGTCCTCCCTCTTTCTCATCTCGACATAGATCCCAATCTCCGTGTCAGTTTCCGCTACCTTCGGGCCTATGTCTCCACCAACGCCCACCAATCTCCTACCCCCGATCCCGTCGATGTCATTGCTACTGCCCTCTCCTCCGCCCTCCTCCATTACTACCCACTCGCTGGAACTCTCCGCCGTCAGAATCACCGCCTCGAGATGTTCTGTGCTCACGGCCAAGGCGTCCCTCTCATCCGCGCCACCGCGGACTGTGAACTCGCGTCTGTTGATTACCTCGATAACCCGGACGAAACTTTTGTGGAGCAGTTGGTGCCCGATCCGGACGAGAATGAGGGGCTGAACCACCCTTGTATTCTACAAGTGACTCTGTTCGAATGCGGTGGGTTCACTCTCGGGGCTTCCATTCATCATTCTGTGTGCGACGGACTTGGGGCAACTCAGTTTTTCAATGCTGTGGCTGAATTAGCCCGTGGGGCGAGGACGGTGTCGATCGAACCAGTCTGGGACAGGGCTAGTTTGTTGGGCCCGAGGAATCCGCCCCGAATTGAGGTACCAATCGCAGATTTTTTGAGTTTAGAACATGGAAATTTACCCTACAGTCAAGAAGTTGGTGCGGTGGTGAGAGAATGCTTCCCTGTTACGGACGATCAACTGGAGAGGTTCAAGAGCATGTTGTTCAAACAATCTGGCTCTCGATTCACCGCGTTTGAAGCCCTGGGTGCATATATATGGCGCGCCAA AGTGAAAGCCTCGGAAATTGCAGGCAATGAGAAGGTGAAATTCGTGTATTCGACGAACATACGGAAACAACTAAAGCCGCCATTACCGGTGGGTTACTATGGCAATGGTTGCGTTCCAATTTACGTTACCCTCACTGCAGAGGAGGTCAGAGAGCAACCCATTTGGGAGACGGCGAAGAAGATCCAGAAGAGCAAGATCAATATAAGCGACGAGTATGCACGGTCGTTCATTGACTTTCAAGAGATTCATTGTGGGGATGGAATCACTCCGGGGAAAGAGGTGAGTGCGTTCACAGACTGGAGACATTTGGGGCATTCGACGGTGGATTTCGGTTGGGGAGGTCCGGTTACGGTGCTGCCACTTTCTCGTTTCCTTCTTGGGAGTGTGGAGCCTTGCTTCTTCTTACCTCATTCTTCTGCAACTTCGAGCGCGGCTGGGTTTAAGGTCTCCGTCGCTTTGAGGAAACCGGCGATGCCCTGTTTCAGAGAGGAGATGAAGAAGTTTGGTGATGATGATTTCGGGGTTGTTGAGCTAAATTCGCTTCTCTAG
- the LOC111803639 gene encoding magnesium-chelatase subunit ChlI, chloroplastic-like: protein MAFALGGPSSTAILASRSISSPSPRHFAPLLSLTPGHGNGKKSFGNIRIQGKKGRPQVQCNVATEINTVEKAANISEESQRPVYPFAAIVGQDEMKLCLLLNVIDPKIGGVMIMGDRGTGKSTTVRSLVDLLPEIRVVFGDPYNSDPEDPESMGIEVRESLGKGEQLSVVMTKINMVDLPLGATEDRVCGTIDIEKALTEGVKAFEPGLLAKANRGILYVDEVNLLDDHLVDVLLDSAASGWNTVEREGISISHPARFILIGSGNPEEGELRPQLLDRFGMHAQVGTVRDAELRVKIVEERARFDQNPKEFRESYKVEQEKLQQQISSARSSLSSVQIDQDLKVKISRVCAELNVDGLRGDIVTNRAAKALAALKGRDKVAAEDIATVIPNCLRHRLRKDPLESIDSGLLVIEKFYEVFS from the exons ATGGCGTTCGCTCTGGGAGGACCTTCCTCAACTGCGATCTTGGCCTCTCGATCTATCTCTTCTCCGTCCCCTCGGCATTTTGcccctcttctttctctaacTCCAG GTCATGGTAATGGGAAGAAGTCTTTTGGGAATATTAGGATTCAGGGGAAGAAAGGAAGGCCTCAGGTCCAATGCAATGTTGCCACTGAAATAAACACTGTCGAGAAG GCTGCGAATATCTCAGAAGAGAGTCAGAGGCCTGTTTATCCATTTGCTGCCATAGTAGGGCAGGATGAGATGAAACTATGCCTTCTTCTGAACGTTATTGACCCCAAAATCGGAGGTGTCATGATCATGGGTGATAGAGGAACAGGAAAATCAACCACGGTTAGGTCCCTGGTCGATTTGCTCCCTGAAATCAGAGTTGTGTTTGGGGATCCCTACAATTCTGACCCTGAGGACCCTGAATCAATGGGTATTGAAGTGAGGGAAAGTCTGGGGAAAGGAGAGCAACTTTCAGTGGTGATGACCAAAATCAATATGGTTGATCTCCCATTGGGTGCTACTGAAGATAGAGTTTGTGGGACTATTGACATTGAAAAGGCACTGACTGAAGGTGTGAAGGCGTTTGAGCCAGGCCTTCTTGCTAAAGCTAACAGAGGCATTCTGTATGTGGATGAAGTAAATCTTTTGGATGATCATTTAGTTGATGTCCTACTGGATTCTGCTGCCTCTGGTTGGAACACAGTTGAGAGAGAAGGCATTTCCATTTCCCATCCTGCTCGGTTCATTTTGATTGGTTCAGGTAATCCAGAAGAAGGGGAGCTTAGGCCACAGCTGCTCGACCGGTTTGGAATGCATGCACAAGTTGGCACTGTAAGGGATGCCGAGTTGAGAGTGAAGATTGTCGAGGAGAGGGCCCGGTTCGACCAGAATCCTAAGGAGTTCCGTGAATCTTACAAGGTTGAGCAAGAAAAGTTGCAACAACAAATTTCCTCAGCTAGGAGTTCACTTTCTTCTGTGCAGATAGATCAGGATCTAAAAGTGAAAATCTCGCGAGTTTGCGCGGAATTGAATGTCGATGGATTGAGAGGCGACATCGTGACTAATAGAGCTGCAAAGGCTCTTGCAGCCCTGAAGGGAAGGGATAAAGTTGCTGCTGAGGACATAGCTACCGTGATACCCAACTGCTTAAGACACCGTCTTAGAAAAGACCCATTGGAGTCCATTGATTCTGGTTTGCTTGTGATTGAGAAATTTTATGAGGTATTTAGCTGA
- the LOC111804186 gene encoding E3 ubiquitin-protein ligase ATL41-like, translating into MGSDDEDHHLRKFQARHKIMISAIFSLFVVVLVILFLHFYLRYLHRRRRQSRLINLEHQISRADRQNHTAATAPAPKAGLDPVLIAKLLQESIHKQADHHGEIVECSICLSNIEEKATVRILPNCKHIFHVECIDMWLFSNTTCPVCRTGVEPIVTATEHGEAPTAPPLEEEQSGSRFSSFRRTMSRERSQTVQPTAPPLTEEQSSSRLSSFRRMMSRDRERSFRVHSCGEGSVRPADMERQ; encoded by the coding sequence ATGGGTTCCGACGACGAAGATCATCACTTACGGAAGTTCCAAGCCCGCCACAAGATCATGATCTCTGCAATTTTCAGTCTATTCGTCGTCGTTTTGGTCATCCTCTTCCTCCATTTTTATCTCAGATATCTCCACAGGCGCCGAAGGCAATCCAGATTAATTAATCTCGAACACCAGATTTCACGGGCCGATCGCCAGAATCATACGGCGGCGACGGCACCGGCGCCTAAGGCCGGCCTGGACCCTGTTCTTATAGCCAAACTTCTGCAGGAATCTATCCACAAGCAAGCCGATCATCACGGTGAAATTGTGGAGTGCTCGATTTGCTTGAGCAACATCGAAGAGAAAGCCACCGTCAGGATTCTCCCCAATTGCAAGCACATATTCCATGTGGAGTGCATCGATATGTGGCTTTTTTCCAACACAACCTGCCCTGTCTGCCGGACGGGGGTGGAGCCAATAGTTACAGCCACCGAGCACGGCGAGGCTCCGACGGCTCCGCCGTTAGAGGAAGAGCAATCCGGGTCTAGGTTCAGCTCGTTTAGAAGGACAATGAGTAGAGAACGGTCTCAGACAGTTCAGCCGACGGCTCCGCCATTGACGGAGGAGCAATCGAGCTCGCGGCTGAGCTCTTTTAGAAGAATGATGAgtagagacagagagagatcGTTTAGGGTTCACAGTTGTGGAGAAGGTTCGGTTCGACCAGCAGACATGGAGAGGcaatga
- the LOC111804270 gene encoding apoptosis inhibitor 5-like protein API5, whose product MSEPSKEALHIEKLYVFGERLNVAEDKSQHVKDYQGIIDAAKTSTKAKQLAAQLIPRFFKFFPSLSGPAIDAHIDLIEEEELAIRVQAIRGLPLFCKDTPENIGKIVDILVQILASEEFVERDAVHKALMALLRQDVKASLTALFKHIGSVDEPTTDEVIREKVLSFIRDKVFPSKSELLKPQEEMERHITDLIKKSLEDVTGAEFRMFMDFLKSLSIFGEKAPPERLKELIGIIEGQADLDAQFIVSDADHIDRLISCLFMAIPFVVRGASSCKFLSYLNKHVIPVFEKLPEERKLDLLKALAEFSPYTTPQDSRLFLPSVVQLLKKYMPGRKTGEEMNFTYVECLLYTFHHLAHKVPNATNSLCGYKIVTGQPSDRLGEDFSGNYKDLTERLTNIEELTRATIKKLTQGMDEHNKAMAAAKSEEAKSKIKTQQQNAKTGLRTCNNILVMAKPLHAKAPSFIGDKSINLSWKEVTKTHVSTTTTAAGGKRPAAIAANVSNNIPSKKGRGPGGLHNQLVNRALEGLSYGGRGGMRGGRGRGWGGRGRGKGYR is encoded by the exons CATGTGAAAGATTATCAAGGGATTATAGACGCAGCAAAAACGAGTACCAAAGCCAAGCAATTGGCCGCTCAACTCATTCCAAGGTTCTTCAAGTTCTTTCCCAGCCTTTCTGGTCCTGCCATCGACGCTCATATCGAtctgattgaagaagaagagctgGCG ATACGAGTTCAGGCAATTCGAGGACTTCCTCTTTTCTGCAAGGATACACCAGAAAATATTGGCAAAATTGTTGACATTCTTGTTCAAATTCTTGCATCgg AGGAATTTGTGGAGCGTGATGCTGTTCATAAAGCTCTAATGGCTCTCTTGAGGCAGGATGTTAAAG CCTCATTGACAGCGTTGTTTAAGCACATTGGCAGTGTTGATGAACCAACTACTGATGAAGTTATTCGTGAGAAGGTCTTAAGCTTTATCAGAGATAAG GTTTTCCCTAGCAAATCTGAACTCTTGAAGCCCCAAGAGGAAATGGAAAGACACATAACAGATTTGATAAAAAAG AGTTTAGAAGATGTGACTGGAGCTGAATTTAGAATGTTTATGGACTTCTTAAAAAGTTTGAGTATATTTGGAGAAAAAGCACCCCCAGAGCGATTGAAAGAACTTATCGGAATCATTGAAGGGCAAGCTGATTTAGATGCTCAGTTCATT GTTTCAGATGCAGATCATATTGACAGGTTGATATCATGCCTTTTTATGGCTATCCCTTTTGTTGTG AGGGGTGCGTCAAGTTGCAAGTTCCTCAGCTATCTGAACAAACATGTTATTCCAGTTTTTGAGAAG CTGCCTGAGGAACGCAAGCTGGATTTGCTTAAAGCCCTTGCAGAATTTTCACCATACACAACACCTCAAGATTCACGTCTATTCCTTCCTTCTGTTGTTCAACTCTTGAAG AAGTATATGCCTGGGAGAAAGACGGGAGAAGAGATGAACTTTACTTATGTTGAGTGCCTGTTATACACGTTTCATCATTTGGCTCACAAG GTCCCCAATGCCACAAATAGCTTGTGTGGTTACAAGATTGTTACTGGCCAGCCTTCAGATAGACTGGGGGAGGATTTCTCTGGTAACTACAAGGATCTTACAGAAAG GTTAACTAATATCGAGGAGTTGACTAGAGCTACCATTAAGAAGTTAACTCAAGGGATGGATGAACACAACAAGGCGATGGCAGCAGCCAAGTCGGAGGAAGCAAAAAGTAAAATT AAAACCCAACAGCAAAATGCCAAAACTGGCTTGCGGACCtgcaataatattttagtgaTGGCAAAG ccCTTGCACGCAAAGGCACCCTCATTTATTGGGGATAAGAGCATCAACCTATCTTGGAAGGAAGTAACAAAAACTCACGTGTCCACTACCACAACCGCAGCTGG GGGAAAACGGCCTGCTGCTATTGCAGCTAATGTATCAAACAACATACCATCAAAGAAAGGTCGAGGACCGGGTGGTTTGCATAATCAGCTTGTTAATAGGGCATTGGAAGGGTTATCTTATGGCGGCCGTGGAGGGATGAGGGGAGGTCGAGGAAGAGGTTGGGGTGGACGGGGAAGAGGAAAAGGTTACCGTTAA